The Pseudomonadota bacterium genome includes the window ATCGCCTCGGCCGGGCCGCGTTCTTCCCATACGATCGACATGCGTTCGATGGTCATAGTCATGATCACCATCGGGAACAAGGCGACCGAGAGCCCCAGTTCCAGCCCCAGTTGGTGACTGACAATACTGAACGCTGCCATGAGCAACACGACCACGATAAGCACCGCCGCGAGCCGCGGGACCAGCAGCAGCTTCAGGCGCTCGAAATAGAATCGCACGCTGAGACCCAAGGCCACCACGGCGCAGAACAGGACCAATCCCCAAAGCAATTGCGTCTCCCGGAAGGCGAGCCCGATAAGCACCGGCATGAAGGTGCCGAAGGTCTTGATCCCTACGATATTGCGCATGATCAGCAATAGAAAGGCGCCCACCGGCACCGCGAGCAAGACCCGGTAGACGCTCTGAGTCTGCATCGGCAGGTTCAGCAACGAGAATTCCAAGAGTTGAGGATTGACGATGCGGCTTCGCAAGGCAGCGGCCTCGAGACCGCCCGCCTCGGTGCGCCGGACCGCGATCGTGTAGTGCACCTTGTCTCCCCCCTTGACCTTGAACAGGGGCTCGGGACCGATAGAAAATACCAGGTAATCGTCCGGCAAACCGGCCTCGCCCGTGCCGAGATCGAAGGCGCTCCAGCGCCCCTCGGAGTAGACCTGCAACCATGACAACATCGGCACTTCGCCGCCTTGGAGCGTGAGCCTTATGCCCTGAAGCAGGCGCGCCGGGACTTGGGCGAGCGCCAGCAGGTGCAGCGCCGCCTCCGCAACGCGGTCGCGATCGGGCCGCGGACCGGTGAGCAGCGCCGCGTTGCTGTCATTGTGCGGCTCCCACAGATGCTTGATCAGTTGTGCGACCATCGTATCGAGGTCCGCGGATTGCTCACGTACGGACTTTAGCAGGGTTTCCGCCGCTGCGAGATACGGACCTTCGAGGGAGGGCAGCGGTTGGCTCTCGGGTCTCTTGGCGATGGTCTCCTCTTCCGCCGGTTCCAGCGCCTGAACCGAGGATCGATAATACAACGCCTGCGCCCCGCTCGCCTCGCGGATCGCCCACGCCGCCTGGCGGTTACCCTTGACGAGCGTCGTCGTGAGACCGAAGCCCCGCGAGATGAAATTTTCGTCCACGACCGCTAGCCGAGGCGAGGTCCGCGGAATAAACATCGACACCTTCACCGGACCGCCGCGCGCCACGAAGCTGATACGCACCTCGACATCCCAGAGTTCGGACTTTTCGCCCGGAACGATCGGGAAACCCAAGGCCACGATCTTGTATAAAAAAAGACCCGCGCCGAGGAGCGTCAGTAGGAATGATAAAACATAGACATGGCGGCTACCCACCCCCGCCTACCCCTTTGCAGACTGGTTCGCGGGTATAGGTGAGCGTCGCGTCGACTATTATGTTCTCCTTAAGAAAGCTCCGCCCAATCAACACCGGATAGAGAAAGCCTTTGCGATCGACCAGATTCACCTCGATGTCCTTGTATATATCGCCCATACAGACGCCGAGCACCACGACGGGCCGCGTTTGCAGTTTGCCGAAATGCCGCTGAATCCTGGCCCGGCGCTCCAATTGCCGTTCAATCTTGACCTTGTGGCCATCCCGATCAGTGACCTCAAAACGTATCCAGGGGTCTCCGTCGCGGGTAAATTCATCGATGTTACGGGCGTTGATGGAGGAGTTCTTCGCCCCGGTATCGATTTTCGCCTTCAAGTTCATCTCTCCGGGATAGAGCTTTATCCTCTCCACCCATCCGACGACCTCCTTCGCGTAAACGACTTGCGGCAGTAGGACTATTAGCAGGAGGACAATCGCAGACATAATCGCAGACCTCGGTAAATGCATGTGGTTGAACACGGATTGGGTAAAGATACCAGGATCAAGCTGGCGATCTTAACTTTGATTAACGACCGGGGCTACGGCGCCTCGGGTTCTGTTCCGCCGCGCGCCGCCGGCGCATTGTGACATAGGTAACATTTTCCTCGATCATCGCACGCCACAACGTTATTATCGCGAACACTCCGGCGTTGATGCCTACACGCGCCGGGAGGCTGGCAATGGAAGAAGAACAACCGCCTAAAAAACTTCCGGGCGCCGCGGGCGCCATGTTGCGCAAGGCGTGGGCGATTCTGTCCGCGGTGATCGCCTCGGTGGTGTTGCTAGCCGCCGGGTATGCCGCATACCGATTGCTCCCGGACCGCGCCGTCGGTTACACGGATATCGAAGAACATTTTAAGTACGGTTCCACGGGAGCCGAAGTCAATCTCGGAATTCCGTACTGGATCTGGCAGACCGCCCCGCTGGTCTGCGCGGAGTCCTTGACCGAAGTCGCCGGCGGCCGCTTGGCGCCGGATTATCTCACGCGGACCGCGGCCTACATGAGCGATGAGGCGGGTGCCGCGGAAGCCCGCAGGCAGCTTTCCCGGGAGGGTTACAAGGCGCTGGGGTTTTTCTATGAGCATGACGGCAGCGGCCAGGAACGCGATCTCCCGGCCGGTATTTCCAAGCGCCGGTATCTCGGAGTGGATCGGGTTTTCCTAAACTGCGCGGCTTGCCACGCCGGCACGGTGCGTAAAACGCCCGATGATCCGGCGGTTTTAGTCCTCGGGATGCCGGCCCATCGCTTCAACTTCTACGCTTTCGAGCATTTCTTTTTCCAGTGCGCCGCGCACAAGCGTTTTTCCAAGCGCGATCTGATCCCCGAAATTCAGGCGCTCGGGGGCGATCTGAGCTGGATCGATCGCCACGGCGTCTATCCGGCCGCCATCGCACGCACGCGCGAGCGCGGGCAGTGGCTCGCGGGCAGGCTCGGTTTCTCCTACCGCCAACCGCAGTGGGGGCCGGGCCGCGGCGACAGCTTCAGTCATGCCAAGGGTCTCCTTAACATGCCTTGGGAGCACCTGCCCGATTGGCGGACACAGGGAAAAGTGGACCCGCGGAGCCTAGGCGCCGCGGATTTCCCGTCCATCTGGTTGCAAGGGCCGCGCAGGAAGCGCTCGGACGGTCGCGAGATGGAACTAAATTGGGACGGCAATAACGATCGCGGCAAGGAGCGCCACTTGAGCGCCGCTATCAGCACTGGGGCTTTGCCGCCGAGCATCGATCATCCAGCCCTATGCCGCATCGAGAGCTGGTTGCTCGATTTCACACCCCGGAACTACGACGATTTCTTTCCGATCGACCATGCTCTCGCGTACCGGGGCGAGCCGCTTTACCGCCGCTACTGTGCGGATTGCCACGGTCTTAACGGGCAAAACTTCACGGGCCGGCGGGTCGGATTCGTAACCCCGATCGATGAGATAGGCACCGATCGCTATCGCTTGGATAATTTCACCGAGGAGCTCGCCGTCAACCTGGCCACGGTCTTTGCCGGGCAGGCGCGGCAACCCTGCAGCGCCGATTTCGGCGCCGGCGGATCGCAAACCACCGCGGGAGCGGGCGGCGGCGGACGCTTGGCGGCCGTGCAGGCGGAGGAGGAGAACACCTATCGCTTCACGCATTTTCACAAAACCCACGGTTACGCCAACCTGCCGCTCGACGGGATCTGGCTGCGCGCGCCCTATCTGCACAACGGCTCGGTGCCGAGCCTGCGCGATCTCTTGGAACCGAGCGACAACCGGCCGGCGGTGTTCTATCGCGGCAATGATGTCTACGACCCGCAGAACGTGGGATTTCGCTCCGACGCGCTCCAGGCGGACGGTAAAAAGTTCTTCGCCTTTGATACCAGGGTCCCGGGCAACGGCAATCAGGGGCACGAAGGAACCGAATACGGCACCGAATTGTCCGCGGACAAAAAAAACGCGTTAATCGAGTATCTCAAGACCTTTTAGCCGCGACCCATGAACGACACCCCACGGAGCGCTCCCAAGCGGAGCCATATCCTGCTCTCCATTCTGTCGCTTCTGGCCGGCGTCATGGGTTACATCGCCTGGGAGCGCGGATTTCGCGAGCATCCGCAACCGGATTGGGTGCGGCGCGACGACGCGACGCGCTTCATGTATGCGTCGATCGGGGCGGAGCGGGATGCGGGTATTCCGTACTGGATCTTTTACGTCCTGCCGCGGATGTTTCCCGAAAAGCTTCCGGGCCCGGGCGGTTACGCCGCGCTCGGCCTGCCTTGGGAGGAAGGGCAGGAGTTACCCATCGGGTTCACGAAAAAGACCTTCGGTTTTCCGCGCGTCGCCAACAACTGCGCCCTGTGTCACACCGCGCGTTATCGGACCGCACCCGATTCCAAGCCCGTGTTCGCGCCGCTGGGACCGGGGCACACGACGAATATCCAGGCATTCTTGCGGTTCCTTATCGATTGCGCCAAGGACCCGCGTTTCAACAGTGACAATGTCCTGCAAGAGATCGAAAACGTCACCAACCTCGATTGGATGGAAACGCTGATGTACCGCTTCTCCATCATCCCGACCACCAAGCAGCGCTTGCTGGAACGCGAGTCGCAATATCCGTCGATCTACCGCACCGACGTCGCCGACTGGGGACGCGGGCGGGACGACGCCATGAATCTCATCAACTATTCTCTGAACCCTATCGACGACGCCTCCGGCCCGGCCGACTTTCCAGCGATCTGGAACCTCAAGAAATACGACTCGACGCCCGGCGACAGGGATCCGCAACGCATGAACGTCGCCGGCGACACCTGGGATGCGTATACAGTCGTCATGGATTCAGCGCTCGGGCTTTTGGGCGGCGCGCCGCATGATAGGAAGGAGCTTATCGAGGAGGTGCAATGGATCACGGACTACGCCAAACGCACCCCGCCGCCCGCATACCCGTTCCCGATTGACACCGCGAAGGCTGCTGACGGACAGGCCGTGTTCGATGCGCAATGCGCGTTCTGCCACGCCGAGGACAGCGGCCGGATCGGCCGCCCGCTGCCGCTGGTCGAAATCGGCACCAGCCGCGGCCGGCTGGATCGCTGGACCAGGAGCGCCGCCGTCAAGGCCAACCGGGCGGTCGCGGCCATGGGCATCGAACGCCGCGGCCTCGTGGAAGAGGATCTCATCGGATACAAGGTGCCACACCTCGACGGGATCTGGCTGCGCGCGCCCTACCTCCATAACGGCTCGGTGCCGACCTTGCGCGATCTCTTGGATCCCGCGGCAAAACGCCCGCGCGTTTTCTATCGCGGCTACGATGTCTACGATCCCGATAGGGCCGGGTTCATCGCGCAGGATCCCGAGGCCGAGCGCATCGGGACGCGCCACGACGTCAGCAAGAGGGGCAATGCAAACCAAGGGCACGAGTTCGGGACCCACCTCTCCGGGGAGGAGAAAAGCGCACTCATCGAGTACTTGAAAACCTTTTAGCGCTGAATGACATTGAAGACACTGATCCTAGGCGGGGTGCGCTCGGGCAAGAGCCGGCTCGCCGAGACGCTCGCCTTGCAAAGCGGGCTGCCTGTGACCTATGTCGCTACCGCGATCGCCGGCGACGAGGAGATGCGCCGCCGCATCGAGTTGCACCGGCAGCGGCGTCCGGCCGCCTGGACAGTGGTGGAAGAACCCTACGCACTCGCCGGCGCGCTGCGCGCGCATGCGATGGAAGGCCGTTGTGCCGTCGTGGACTGCCTCACGCTCTGGCTCACGCAGCTTCTATGCGCGGGGGAGGAGTTACTCGCGAAAGAACGCGACGCGCTGCTGGCCGTGCTGCCCGAGATCGAAGCTCACCTCATCCTGGTGAGCAATGAGACCGGCCTCGGCATCGTCCCGCTCGATGCCCTGACCCGCCGCTTCGCGGACGAGGCCGGGCGGTTGCACCAGGCGCTCGCGGAGCGCTGCGAGCGCGTCGTCCTCACGCTGGCCGGTCTGCCCTGGGTGTTGAAAGGAGAAGATCTGTGAATGATGCGATTGACTGGCTTCGGGGGCCGGCCGCATCGCCGAACGCGGCCGCGGGCCGCGAGGCGGCGGACCGCCAGTTGCAGTTGACCAAGCCTCCAGGCGCGCTGGGGCAACTCGAGGCGCTCGCGATCCGGCTCGCCGCGTTGCAGGGCACGCCCAAGCCCGCCGTAGCGCGCGTGCACGTCACGGTCTTCGCCGCCGATCATGGGGTCGCCGCCGAGCAGGTCTCGGCCTTTCCGCAAGCAGTCACCGTGGAGATGCTGCGCAACTTCGCCCACGGGGGCGGCGCGATCAATGTCCTGGCGCGGGAGTTGGGCGCAATCCTCGAAGTGATCAATCTCGGTACGGTGAACGATCCCGGGCCGCTCGAAGGCGTGCTGGACTGCCGTCTCGGTCCGGGCACGGAAAATATTACCCGCGCACCGGCCATGAGCCCGGAACAATGCGCGCGCGCAACGCGCACCGGCCGCGACACGGCCGAACGCGTGTTTCTCGCCGGGACGCAGATCTACATCGGGGGCGAGATGGGGATCGGCAACTCCACGTCGGCCGCCGCGTTAGGCTGCGCTCTCCTCGGCCTCCCGCCCGAACACCTCGCGGGACCCGGCGCCGGGCTCGCTCCCGCCGGTGTCGCGCATAAAGTGAAAGTTATCCGGCGCGCGCTCGTTTTACATCGCCCGCATCTCGCCGACCCTTACGAAGCATTGCGGCGCCTGGGAGGTTTCGAAATCACGGCGCTCACGGGCAGTTATCTCGGCTGCGCGCAACTGGGTTTGCCGGTACTTGTGGATGGCTTCATCACGAGCGTCGCGGCGCTCGCGGCGGCGCGCCTGTGTCCGGGCGCAGCCGAGTGGTTTATTTTCGCGCACCGCTCGGCCGAGCCGGGTCATCGTCTGGTGCTCGCGGCCATGGACGCGCAACCGCTCCTCGATCTAGGCCTGCGGCTCGGCGAAGGCAGCGGCGCCGCGGCCGCGGTCCCTTTGCTGCGGCTCGCCTGCGCCTTGCACCGGGACATGGCCACGTTTGCCGAGGCCGGTGTTTCCGGGAAGGAACGCTAGGCGTGGCGCGATGACTTTCGTGGATCTGCTGCGGCACGGCGAAGCCGAGGGCGGCGCGCGCTATCGAGGCAGCAGCGACGATCCGCTCACCGCCGAGGGCTGGGCGCGGATGTGGGCGTCCCTCCCCGAAGACGCTCATTGGGACCGCATCGTCAGCTCTCCCCTCGCACGCTGCGCCGGTTTCGCCCGTGAGCTTTCGCGGCGCCGCTTGCTGCCGATCGAGCTCAACCAGGATTTGCGGGAAATGCACTTCGGTGCTTGGGAAGGACGCACGGCCGCTGACCTCGCGGCCATCGATGCCGAGGCGCTGACGCGTTTCTGGCAGGACCCGCTTAAATATACACCTCCGGGCGCGGAAACCTTATCGCATCTCCAGTCACGCACGCTCGGCACCCTGAAAGCCGTGATAACGCAATATCGCCATCGGCGCCTGCTGCTTATCACCCACGGCGGACCGATCCGCATCCTGCTCTGCCAGGCATTGGGAAAACCGATCGAGAAATCGCTGCAGATCGAGGTCCAGCCCGCCTCGCTCCACCGGCTGTGCGGCCACGTTAATGCAGACGGTACGATGCAGGTGCGACCGCGCGACCCTTTGATGCCGTGAAGTGCTTGCAAGCTTTCCTCATCGCACTGCAGTTTCTGACCCGGCTGCCAGTGCGCTTGCCGGACGCGCCCGGCGAACAAGACATTGGCCGGTCCCTGCTCTATTACCCGCTGGTCGGTCTCCTGCTCGGATTCACCCTGGCCGCGTTGGCTTGGGCGCTGGGAGAGGGCAGCACCCTGCTGCACGCGGCGATCCTTCTGGCCGCCTGGGTATTGATGAGCGGTGCGCTGCACCTCGACGGGCTGGCCGACAGCGCCGACGCCTGGGCCGGGGGGCAGGGGGATCGCGAACGCAGCCTGGCGATCATGAAGGATCCGGCCTGCGGTCCGGCGGGCGCGGTAGCGCTCATACTGGTCTTGCTTGTCAAGCTTGCCGCGTTGGAAGCGCTGGCCGCCCAACAGTTACCGCTGGTGCTTGCACCCATGCTCGGACGCGGCGCGTTGCTGGCTTTGTTTCTTACCACTCCCTACGTCCGGCCCGGCGGTTTGGGGGAGGTTCACGCCCGAGCGTTTCCACGCCGGCCGGCGGTCATCGTCGTGCTCGTTGTCGTGGCCGCCATCCCGATGACGATAGGCAGTGATGGCTTGTGGATGCTGGCATCCGTATTCACTACATTCATTCTAGTGCGCGCCGCCATGCTCCGCCGCCTCGGTGGCGCGACCGGTGATACGGCGGGAGCGGTGGTCGAGATCACCGAGTCGGCCGTGCTCATCACCGCCGCGATGGTTTAAGTAAACCCCAACGTTGCATAGTTTTCGTTGTTTGCCGATCTCAGGCAGCTTTCAGAGCTCCAGGTAATGCAACAGCTCGTCGGACGGCGGGGTTTATGGACAAGCTGAGAGTGAGATGGCCTTGCGGGCGGATCAGCCGGCCTGCACGCTGGATAAGCCGACGCCGTAGGGTGTCGCACGAAGTCCCACAGGGCGGGTCGTTTCTCGAGTGTGATGCGCGAGGGAGAATGGGCGATCACCTGCAGTTCACGGCCGAGGTTGTGGGCGAGGAGCGTCGAGAGCAGGTAGATCTGATTACCGACCCAGGTGCGGGTGGGCACATAATCGAGCTGATTGTCGGATTTGAGCTTGGTGAAGATCCCCCCTTGACTGCCCCGTCTACGTTGCGCCACAAGCCAGCCTCGTTTAGTCTATGTGCTTGTATCCGACCCCAGTGAGAATCTGTAAAATCCGCCGTGTCTCGGCTTAGTTGGGCAGTTGCTTCCACGGTGGAGTGGAGTGGGTTGCGTTGCGACACTTCCCCCTCCCGTCGCGCGTCCGCTTCACGTCTACGCAGGAGGCAACTGCCCAACTAAGTTTAGGCCGGGCGAGTTCCGTGCGAACCTGTCACATCTAGCAGGTTCAAATGCAGATCCCTGGAGATATCCTAGAGGATTACCGGAGTCGTCCAGGCAGCACGGCGAATCTGGAACTTTCCGAAAATGGCGAAGATCGGCTGGAGGAGTGGCGCAAGCCCCAGGGACGGAACGATCAAAAGCTGTATCGCAATTGGGCACCCACGACGTCGACGCTCGCGGACTCGAAATCGCCGACCAGCGTACTGCTAAAGGTTCCCAAAGGCGCGAGATTGCTCGAAACCAGATTGATGGTGTTTTCGATCTCGGCGTCTTCGTAGAATACGTGGGTATAGCCCAGATCGAGCACGAGGTTCTCTTGGTAGGTGTAGCTCGCGCCCACCGCTAGCCAATGATTATCATTATCCGGGATGCTCGGTGTGCGAAATTGCTTGCTGGGAACGGGCGTATCATCGAATGAGTACCCGGCACGGAAGGTCCACTCGGCGTTGTAGCGGTAATCCACCCCTAGTGCAAAAGTCCAACTGTCTTCCCAGTTTTGCGGTGTGACATCGTCGGGGCTGCCATCCGCAAACCGGATCCGGATCTCGTCGAACCGGCTCCAGTTCGTCC containing:
- a CDS encoding inactive transglutaminase family protein, with protein sequence MGSRHVYVLSFLLTLLGAGLFLYKIVALGFPIVPGEKSELWDVEVRISFVARGGPVKVSMFIPRTSPRLAVVDENFISRGFGLTTTLVKGNRQAAWAIREASGAQALYYRSSVQALEPAEEETIAKRPESQPLPSLEGPYLAAAETLLKSVREQSADLDTMVAQLIKHLWEPHNDSNAALLTGPRPDRDRVAEAALHLLALAQVPARLLQGIRLTLQGGEVPMLSWLQVYSEGRWSAFDLGTGEAGLPDDYLVFSIGPEPLFKVKGGDKVHYTIAVRRTEAGGLEAAALRSRIVNPQLLEFSLLNLPMQTQSVYRVLLAVPVGAFLLLIMRNIVGIKTFGTFMPVLIGLAFRETQLLWGLVLFCAVVALGLSVRFYFERLKLLLVPRLAAVLIVVVLLMAAFSIVSHQLGLELGLSVALFPMVIMTMTIERMSIVWEERGPAEAIQQGLGSLVVAALAYLAMAAAYTEHLMFVFPELLLVLLAGSLLLGKYTGYRLVELRRFKALASPRP
- a CDS encoding histidine phosphatase family protein encodes the protein MTFVDLLRHGEAEGGARYRGSSDDPLTAEGWARMWASLPEDAHWDRIVSSPLARCAGFARELSRRRLLPIELNQDLREMHFGAWEGRTAADLAAIDAEALTRFWQDPLKYTPPGAETLSHLQSRTLGTLKAVITQYRHRRLLLITHGGPIRILLCQALGKPIEKSLQIEVQPASLHRLCGHVNADGTMQVRPRDPLMP
- the cobU gene encoding bifunctional adenosylcobinamide kinase/adenosylcobinamide-phosphate guanylyltransferase, with amino-acid sequence MKTLILGGVRSGKSRLAETLALQSGLPVTYVATAIAGDEEMRRRIELHRQRRPAAWTVVEEPYALAGALRAHAMEGRCAVVDCLTLWLTQLLCAGEELLAKERDALLAVLPEIEAHLILVSNETGLGIVPLDALTRRFADEAGRLHQALAERCERVVLTLAGLPWVLKGEDL
- the cobT gene encoding nicotinate-nucleotide--dimethylbenzimidazole phosphoribosyltransferase; the protein is MNDAIDWLRGPAASPNAAAGREAADRQLQLTKPPGALGQLEALAIRLAALQGTPKPAVARVHVTVFAADHGVAAEQVSAFPQAVTVEMLRNFAHGGGAINVLARELGAILEVINLGTVNDPGPLEGVLDCRLGPGTENITRAPAMSPEQCARATRTGRDTAERVFLAGTQIYIGGEMGIGNSTSAAALGCALLGLPPEHLAGPGAGLAPAGVAHKVKVIRRALVLHRPHLADPYEALRRLGGFEITALTGSYLGCAQLGLPVLVDGFITSVAALAAARLCPGAAEWFIFAHRSAEPGHRLVLAAMDAQPLLDLGLRLGEGSGAAAAVPLLRLACALHRDMATFAEAGVSGKER
- a CDS encoding di-heme-cytochrome C peroxidase; translated protein: MEEEQPPKKLPGAAGAMLRKAWAILSAVIASVVLLAAGYAAYRLLPDRAVGYTDIEEHFKYGSTGAEVNLGIPYWIWQTAPLVCAESLTEVAGGRLAPDYLTRTAAYMSDEAGAAEARRQLSREGYKALGFFYEHDGSGQERDLPAGISKRRYLGVDRVFLNCAACHAGTVRKTPDDPAVLVLGMPAHRFNFYAFEHFFFQCAAHKRFSKRDLIPEIQALGGDLSWIDRHGVYPAAIARTRERGQWLAGRLGFSYRQPQWGPGRGDSFSHAKGLLNMPWEHLPDWRTQGKVDPRSLGAADFPSIWLQGPRRKRSDGREMELNWDGNNDRGKERHLSAAISTGALPPSIDHPALCRIESWLLDFTPRNYDDFFPIDHALAYRGEPLYRRYCADCHGLNGQNFTGRRVGFVTPIDEIGTDRYRLDNFTEELAVNLATVFAGQARQPCSADFGAGGSQTTAGAGGGGRLAAVQAEEENTYRFTHFHKTHGYANLPLDGIWLRAPYLHNGSVPSLRDLLEPSDNRPAVFYRGNDVYDPQNVGFRSDALQADGKKFFAFDTRVPGNGNQGHEGTEYGTELSADKKNALIEYLKTF
- a CDS encoding RimK/LysX family protein; this translates as MSAIVLLLIVLLPQVVYAKEVVGWVERIKLYPGEMNLKAKIDTGAKNSSINARNIDEFTRDGDPWIRFEVTDRDGHKVKIERQLERRARIQRHFGKLQTRPVVVLGVCMGDIYKDIEVNLVDRKGFLYPVLIGRSFLKENIIVDATLTYTREPVCKGVGGGG
- a CDS encoding adenosylcobinamide-GDP ribazoletransferase; translated protein: MQAFLIALQFLTRLPVRLPDAPGEQDIGRSLLYYPLVGLLLGFTLAALAWALGEGSTLLHAAILLAAWVLMSGALHLDGLADSADAWAGGQGDRERSLAIMKDPACGPAGAVALILVLLVKLAALEALAAQQLPLVLAPMLGRGALLALFLTTPYVRPGGLGEVHARAFPRRPAVIVVLVVVAAIPMTIGSDGLWMLASVFTTFILVRAAMLRRLGGATGDTAGAVVEITESAVLITAAMV